A region from the Corallococcus silvisoli genome encodes:
- a CDS encoding phage holin family protein yields MDLESERLERSQLETLSTPELIRHALSETRLLVRAEVMHAKKELKQELQAAKMAGIFLGAGAVLALTSLAVLLVALGLAIPVVAALGVAIVGVVLLALAGLLLFLGSKRIPKKPLVHTQERLKTDLQLTRETLQ; encoded by the coding sequence GTGGACCTCGAATCGGAACGCCTGGAGCGCAGCCAGCTGGAGACGCTCTCCACCCCGGAGCTCATCCGGCACGCGCTGTCGGAGACCCGCCTGTTGGTGAGGGCGGAGGTCATGCACGCCAAGAAGGAGCTCAAGCAGGAGCTCCAGGCCGCCAAGATGGCGGGCATCTTCCTGGGCGCGGGGGCGGTGCTGGCCCTCACGTCCCTGGCGGTGCTCCTCGTCGCGCTGGGGCTGGCCATCCCCGTGGTGGCCGCCCTGGGCGTCGCCATCGTGGGCGTGGTGCTGCTGGCGCTGGCCGGCCTCCTCCTGTTCCTGGGCTCGAAGCGGATCCCCAAGAAGCCGCTGGTCCACACCCAGGAGCGCTTGAAGACGGACCTCCAGCTGACCCGGGAGACGCTGCAATGA
- a CDS encoding ADP-ribosylglycohydrolase family protein → MPLTPADRQDRFHAAFLGLAIGDALGFPLRGIPPASLARLPGLAEDFAPRPRGKFAKGQFSDDTQLLLAAAESVIREGKVDGRSAAAHLAWLWQEGIILQPPRSLSESLQRLAGGTPWMSAGAPLGTKCASVLSRALVVGLFESGQRARMPHDAGVLTVITHKDPVCAAAAAAFAQAVALGMEEEALTPAAFCEALSLAAAVHDKNLAEEIRHLPRLLTWDTQRALNQLRKVGVPPSELKGVDGLPCHVVPVLLTSLYATLKVPHDFREAVVLTLRCGGEADVAAALTGALLGAHLGTRAIPARLRKQVLYAENLLDTADRLFRARQVRETLATALAHQQRRR, encoded by the coding sequence ATGCCGCTGACTCCCGCAGACCGCCAGGACAGGTTCCATGCGGCGTTTCTCGGGCTCGCCATCGGGGATGCGCTCGGCTTCCCGCTGAGGGGCATCCCCCCGGCGAGCCTGGCGCGGCTGCCAGGGCTCGCGGAGGACTTCGCCCCCCGGCCGCGCGGCAAGTTCGCCAAGGGCCAGTTCAGCGACGACACGCAGCTGCTGCTCGCCGCCGCGGAGAGCGTCATCCGCGAGGGCAAGGTGGACGGCCGCAGCGCGGCGGCGCACCTGGCGTGGCTGTGGCAGGAGGGCATCATCCTCCAGCCGCCGCGCAGCCTCTCCGAGTCGCTCCAGCGGCTCGCGGGCGGCACGCCGTGGATGAGCGCGGGCGCGCCCCTGGGCACGAAGTGCGCGTCGGTGCTCAGCCGCGCGCTGGTGGTGGGCCTCTTCGAGAGCGGCCAGCGCGCGCGCATGCCGCACGACGCGGGCGTGCTCACCGTCATCACGCACAAGGACCCCGTCTGCGCCGCCGCCGCCGCCGCGTTCGCGCAGGCGGTGGCGCTGGGCATGGAGGAGGAGGCCCTCACCCCCGCCGCCTTCTGCGAGGCCCTGTCCCTGGCCGCCGCGGTGCACGACAAGAACCTGGCGGAGGAGATCCGCCACCTGCCGCGCCTGCTCACCTGGGACACCCAGCGCGCCCTCAACCAGCTGCGCAAGGTGGGCGTGCCCCCCAGCGAGCTGAAGGGCGTGGACGGCCTGCCGTGCCACGTGGTGCCGGTGCTGCTCACCTCCCTGTACGCGACGCTGAAGGTGCCGCACGACTTCCGCGAGGCCGTCGTCCTCACGCTGCGCTGCGGCGGCGAGGCGGACGTGGCCGCGGCCCTCACCGGCGCGCTCCTGGGCGCGCACCTGGGCACGCGCGCCATCCCCGCCCGCCTGCGCAAGCAGGTCCTGTACGCGGAGAACCTGCTGGACACCGCGGACCGGCTGTTCCGGGCCCGCCAGGTGCGCGAGACGCTGGCCACCGCGCTCGCCCACCAGCAGCGCCGCCGTTAG
- a CDS encoding F0F1 ATP synthase subunit epsilon — protein MAKLTVEIVTPEKRILSVQADEAIVPGGEGLFGVRPGHTPFLSLVEPGTLTLIEAGRQDRYFVAGGFVEVSNDKVLVLADAAEHVTGIDVSGARRRMAEAEARLKDLNSADARYALEQAAVRREAARIGAAESR, from the coding sequence ATGGCCAAGCTGACTGTCGAGATCGTCACCCCCGAGAAGCGCATCCTGTCCGTGCAGGCCGACGAGGCCATCGTGCCGGGCGGAGAGGGCCTGTTCGGCGTGCGTCCCGGCCACACGCCGTTCCTGTCGCTGGTGGAGCCCGGCACGCTGACCCTCATCGAGGCCGGCCGCCAGGACCGCTACTTCGTGGCCGGTGGCTTCGTGGAGGTGAGCAACGACAAGGTGCTGGTGCTCGCGGACGCCGCCGAGCACGTCACCGGCATCGACGTCTCCGGCGCCCGCCGCCGCATGGCGGAGGCCGAGGCGCGCCTCAAGGACCTGAACAGCGCGGACGCGCGCTACGCGCTGGAGCAGGCCGCGGTGCGCCGCGAGGCCGCGCGCATCGGCGCCGCCGAGTCCCGCTGA
- the atpD gene encoding F0F1 ATP synthase subunit beta, with protein MSAQVPTTGKITQVLGPVVDVEFPPGGLPEVYAALKVTNPNLNAEKDNLTVEVAQHLGENTVRCIAMDSTEGLGRGMAVRSTGAPIQVPVGKATLGRIMNVTGDPVDEMGPVNATEYWPIHRAPPPFTEQDVRVQMFETGIKVIDLLAPYTRGGKIGLFGGAGVGKTVLLQELIRNVAVERGGFSVFAGVGERTREGNDLYHEMQETKVIQTDNLEKSQAVLVYGQMNEPPGARARVALSALTMAEYFRDVEGRDVLLFVDNIFRFTQAGSEVSALLGRIPSAVGYQPTLATEMGGLQERITSTTKGSITSVQAIYVPADDLTDPAPATAFAHLDATTVLNRSIAELAIFPAVDPLDSTSRILSADVLGAEHYAVARRIQGILQRYKELQDIIAILGMDELSEEDKLSVARARKIQRFLSQPFFVAKVFTGLDGRYVSLKDTIRSFKEIAEGKHDDLPESAFYMVGAIEEAQEKARKLAAA; from the coding sequence ATGAGCGCTCAAGTCCCGACGACTGGCAAGATCACGCAGGTTCTCGGCCCCGTGGTCGACGTGGAGTTCCCGCCCGGCGGGCTCCCTGAGGTGTACGCCGCCCTCAAGGTGACCAACCCCAACCTGAACGCGGAGAAGGACAACCTCACCGTCGAGGTCGCTCAGCACCTGGGTGAGAACACGGTGCGCTGCATCGCCATGGACTCCACGGAGGGCCTGGGCCGCGGCATGGCGGTGCGCAGCACGGGCGCCCCCATCCAGGTGCCGGTGGGCAAGGCCACCCTGGGCCGCATCATGAACGTCACCGGCGATCCGGTGGACGAGATGGGCCCGGTGAACGCCACCGAGTACTGGCCCATCCACCGCGCGCCCCCGCCGTTCACGGAGCAGGACGTGCGCGTGCAGATGTTCGAGACCGGCATCAAGGTCATCGACCTGCTCGCCCCCTACACCCGTGGCGGCAAGATCGGCCTGTTCGGCGGCGCCGGCGTGGGCAAGACGGTGCTCCTGCAGGAGCTCATCCGCAACGTGGCGGTGGAGCGCGGCGGCTTCTCCGTGTTCGCCGGCGTCGGCGAGCGCACCCGCGAAGGCAACGACCTGTACCACGAGATGCAGGAGACCAAGGTCATCCAGACCGACAACCTGGAGAAGAGCCAGGCGGTCCTCGTGTACGGCCAGATGAACGAGCCGCCCGGCGCCCGCGCCCGCGTGGCCCTCTCCGCGCTCACCATGGCGGAGTACTTCCGCGACGTGGAGGGCCGTGACGTGCTCCTCTTCGTGGACAACATCTTCCGCTTCACCCAGGCCGGCTCGGAAGTGTCCGCCCTCCTGGGCCGCATCCCCAGCGCGGTGGGTTACCAGCCCACGCTCGCCACGGAGATGGGCGGCCTGCAGGAGCGCATCACCTCCACCACCAAGGGCTCCATCACCTCCGTGCAGGCCATCTACGTGCCCGCGGACGACCTGACGGACCCGGCGCCCGCCACCGCGTTCGCCCACCTGGACGCGACCACGGTGCTCAACCGCTCCATCGCGGAGCTCGCCATCTTCCCCGCCGTGGATCCGCTGGACTCCACCAGCCGCATCCTCTCCGCGGACGTGCTGGGCGCGGAGCACTACGCCGTGGCCCGCCGCATCCAGGGCATCCTGCAGCGCTACAAGGAGCTCCAGGACATCATCGCCATCCTCGGCATGGACGAGCTGTCCGAAGAGGACAAGCTGTCCGTGGCGCGCGCCCGCAAGATCCAGCGCTTCCTGTCCCAGCCCTTCTTCGTCGCCAAGGTCTTCACCGGCCTGGACGGCCGCTACGTGTCGCTGAAGGACACCATCCGCAGCTTCAAGGAGATCGCGGAAGGCAAGCACGACGACCTGCCGGAGTCCGCCTTCTACATGGTGGGCGCCATCGAAGAGGCGCAGGAGAAGGCCCGCAAGCTGGCGGCCGCCTAA